A single genomic interval of Chloracidobacterium validum harbors:
- a CDS encoding stage II sporulation protein M, with amino-acid sequence MAREHDFIERRRANWQRLEMLLAQVGGGGLRRLRREQVREFGQLYQRTAADLAVARHDVRDPQLINYLNHLAVRAHAAIYRTERGSWRKLWHFYRYDAPALFQTYRGYVFAAFLVFAGFALFGGLFVCYDEAFAQVMGLSSALEQIKRGDNWTDRINGENQLAASFIMTNNLQVALGAFAMGIFAGLGTFYVLAFNGLHIGSILALAVKYSFTPLLVFVCAHGVFELTAIFISGGAGFLIGGALIAPGDRTRGEALLERGIAAVKLLALCFPLLVVAGIIEGFLSPARVPSIFKFSVALLCVVFLVVYLGSPVPPRPADTSR; translated from the coding sequence ATGGCGCGCGAGCATGATTTCATCGAACGTCGGCGGGCAAACTGGCAGCGCCTGGAAATGCTGCTCGCGCAGGTCGGGGGCGGCGGGCTGCGCCGCCTCCGGCGTGAACAAGTGCGTGAGTTTGGGCAGCTCTACCAGCGAACGGCGGCTGACCTAGCCGTTGCGCGGCACGATGTGCGCGATCCCCAACTCATCAACTATCTCAACCACTTGGCGGTCCGCGCGCATGCGGCGATTTATCGCACTGAGCGGGGTAGTTGGCGAAAGCTCTGGCACTTCTACCGCTATGATGCGCCGGCGCTCTTTCAGACCTACCGTGGCTATGTCTTCGCCGCGTTTCTGGTGTTTGCTGGATTCGCGCTCTTTGGGGGACTGTTTGTTTGTTATGACGAAGCGTTTGCCCAGGTGATGGGGCTATCTTCCGCGCTCGAGCAAATCAAGCGTGGTGATAATTGGACGGACCGGATCAACGGCGAAAATCAGCTCGCCGCCTCATTCATCATGACGAACAATCTGCAAGTGGCGCTTGGGGCTTTCGCCATGGGCATATTTGCCGGACTTGGCACGTTTTACGTTTTGGCGTTCAACGGGCTGCATATCGGCAGCATTTTGGCGCTGGCGGTGAAATACAGCTTCACGCCGCTTTTGGTTTTTGTTTGCGCGCATGGCGTGTTTGAGTTGACGGCCATTTTTATTTCTGGCGGGGCGGGATTCCTGATCGGAGGGGCATTGATTGCGCCTGGCGACCGAACCCGCGGAGAAGCCCTCCTGGAACGCGGTATCGCCGCCGTCAAGCTCCTTGCGCTGTGCTTTCCGTTGCTGGTGGTCGCCGGCATCATCGAGGGCTTTTTGTCACCGGCGAGAGTTCCCAGTATCTTCAAATTTTCGGTAGCCCTGCTTTGCGTAGTCTTTCTTGTGGTCTATCTTGGGTCGCCAGTGCCGCCGCGCCCAGCGGACACCTCTAGGTAA
- a CDS encoding ferritin-like domain-containing protein produces MKAILEDIDTEQTTALLSEIMECELAGVVCYTHFALMITGPNRIPIVDFFKRQASESLAHAQQVGEILTGLEGHPSLRIAAIEETHRHSVRDILEESLAHERRALDLYKKLLAVVADRSVYIEEFARTMIGQEELHCIELKKMLRDYGQ; encoded by the coding sequence ATGAAAGCCATTCTTGAGGACATTGATACCGAACAAACCACGGCACTGCTGTCTGAGATCATGGAGTGTGAGCTGGCCGGTGTGGTGTGCTACACCCACTTTGCCTTGATGATTACGGGACCAAATCGCATTCCAATTGTAGATTTCTTCAAGCGGCAAGCGAGTGAGTCGCTCGCGCATGCCCAGCAAGTGGGAGAAATTTTGACCGGATTGGAAGGGCATCCCAGCCTGCGCATTGCCGCTATTGAAGAAACCCACCGCCACAGCGTCCGGGATATTTTGGAAGAAAGCTTGGCGCATGAGCGGCGGGCGCTTGATCTCTACAAGAAACTGCTGGCTGTCGTCGCTGACCGCAGCGTGTATATCGAGGAGTTTGCCCGCACGATGATTGGGCAGGAAGAGTTGCACTGCATCGAACTCAAAAAGATGCTGCGCGATTATGGTCAGTGA
- the rfaE2 gene encoding D-glycero-beta-D-manno-heptose 1-phosphate adenylyltransferase: protein MVSDLSRLATAAARTPNGATPNKRYALPDLVAQRDVWRRAGLRVVFTNGCFDLLHPGHVAYLRHARQLGDVLIVALNSDHSIHELKGDTRPILTEDERCQVMAALEMVDAVTVFDAPTPLAVIEALLPDVLVKGGDWAIEQIVGREVVEAQGGVVCALPFVPGISTTEIIQRILARHPHAPSRRL from the coding sequence ATGGTCAGTGATCTGAGTCGCCTGGCCACGGCCGCGGCTAGGACGCCAAATGGCGCCACGCCAAACAAGCGGTATGCGCTGCCCGACCTCGTTGCCCAGCGGGATGTCTGGCGTCGCGCGGGGTTGCGGGTTGTTTTCACCAACGGATGCTTTGACCTGTTGCATCCTGGGCATGTCGCCTACCTACGCCATGCCCGCCAGTTGGGCGATGTCCTCATTGTTGCGCTCAACAGCGACCACTCCATCCACGAACTCAAGGGTGACACGCGCCCCATTCTGACCGAAGATGAACGCTGCCAAGTGATGGCCGCGCTCGAAATGGTGGATGCCGTGACTGTGTTTGACGCTCCGACGCCGTTGGCGGTCATCGAGGCGCTGTTGCCCGATGTGTTGGTCAAGGGCGGGGATTGGGCGATTGAACAAATCGTCGGTCGGGAGGTCGTCGAGGCGCAAGGTGGCGTCGTTTGTGCGTTGCCCTTCGTGCCCGGCATCTCGACGACCGAAATCATTCAGCGCATCCTGGCGCGCCATCCTCACGCCCCGTCACGCCGACTGTAA
- the mfd gene encoding transcription-repair coupling factor — MSTVTPTPTLPAPLSDLAHSSEGARLLNQLCQPDRVGVVSGLTGSARALIPALLHTLTGKPVAFVVPTPQDVEQLEADVRYFVRLLQKLEARVPDGVQVFPVVEGGPYCAAPPHPDVLEARAMCLTHLLEGNCRVTLLPARALIERLAPPRTLTVGQVTLDVGEEYPLDDLLKLLAGTGYVRREPVTAVGEFSLRGGILDMYSPAHDNPVRLEFFGDTLESIREFDIESQRSVARRTSCRVLPLRELATLPEGVRAWASRAREHWADARFADELRPRLALAERGELFSGWETLLPLAHPLTGSLFDYLGPARLVIDEPVAVEQVLESYLRRLRDQFVAADEAGELVLSPEHFVLDAVTLRAALGSRPRIELRALGVTADQVDAGFIGAMQGDAPNGRSPSGNPLFLFPPPEPQTECALRTQPMRRFHGRLAQLVAELRELRQRGVTTLFVMPSLGVAERVRDILREYDIAAGCYPETSALCQAMAETSRAGCFITVGSLLNGFRFPAAQLAFVVERELFDEAPSVEEVRLTPSGSPRRKVSVSSFLSDFRDLKVGDFVVHVNHGIGRFVGLQQVQVDHRTPPCEFMVLEYADRQQLSVPVERLDLVQKFASAEAREPRLDKLGGVAWDKTKARAKRAMRDMTEELLRLYAERQLVQGNACGTDTPWQQEFEDAFPYELTRDQASALADIKRDLEASVPMDRLLCGDVGFGKTEVAMRAAFKVVMENRQVAVLSPTTVLTFQHTKTFRERFASFPVTIDTISRFRAAKEIKDVLERTARGEVDILIGTHRLLSKDVVFKNLGLVIIDEEQRFGVTHKEKLKQLRRKVDVLTLSATPIPRTLNLAIAGLRDMSVIETPPRDRLPIHTVVAQFSENVIRGALETELARGGQVFFVHNRVETIFTMAELVHRLVPHARIGVGHGQMGEKELETVMMRFVNHELDVLVSTTIIENGIDIPLANTIIINHADHYGLAQLYQLRGRVGRSNRRAFAYLLIPPEAELSSVARQRLAAIREFSDLGSGFRIAALDLELRGAGNLLGGQQSGHLDTIGFDLYCRLLDETVRELRGMPIEEDIQTSINLRMDIRIPEDYISDVGQRLRTYKRISSASDEAALETLGQELDDRYGARPPQVMALLAYARLRQVASALGILSLDWDGGTLSIKFAEKPCINVAALTQLVAETPGARLTGAQMLRLPLAETEPAAVLAAVQRWLAQLSPAATPN; from the coding sequence GTGTCAACTGTGACGCCCACCCCTACGTTACCCGCGCCGTTGAGCGATTTGGCCCACAGTTCAGAAGGTGCGCGCCTCCTCAATCAACTGTGTCAGCCTGACCGCGTCGGTGTGGTTTCCGGCTTGACCGGCAGTGCGCGTGCCCTCATCCCGGCACTCCTGCACACGCTGACGGGGAAGCCAGTCGCCTTTGTCGTTCCCACGCCCCAGGATGTGGAACAACTCGAGGCGGATGTCCGCTACTTCGTGCGTCTTTTGCAGAAACTCGAGGCGCGCGTTCCAGATGGGGTGCAGGTGTTTCCGGTGGTGGAAGGCGGCCCGTACTGCGCCGCGCCGCCACACCCGGATGTCCTTGAAGCCCGCGCCATGTGCCTGACGCATCTGCTCGAAGGCAACTGCCGGGTAACGCTGCTGCCGGCGCGCGCCCTCATCGAAAGACTCGCGCCGCCCCGGACGCTGACCGTTGGCCAGGTCACGCTCGATGTGGGTGAGGAGTACCCACTCGACGACCTGCTCAAGCTGTTGGCCGGGACGGGTTATGTCCGGCGTGAGCCGGTGACGGCGGTGGGTGAGTTTAGCTTGCGTGGCGGTATCTTGGATATGTACTCGCCCGCGCATGACAATCCCGTACGGCTGGAGTTTTTTGGCGATACGTTGGAGTCCATCCGCGAATTCGACATTGAGAGCCAGCGCTCCGTTGCCCGCCGGACGAGTTGCCGGGTCCTGCCCCTGCGCGAGCTTGCCACACTGCCGGAAGGCGTGCGGGCGTGGGCGTCCCGCGCCCGTGAACACTGGGCAGATGCCCGCTTTGCCGACGAACTACGCCCGCGGCTGGCCCTGGCGGAACGTGGCGAACTGTTCAGCGGCTGGGAGACCTTGCTGCCACTGGCCCATCCGCTGACCGGTAGCCTTTTTGATTACCTTGGTCCGGCGCGATTGGTGATTGACGAGCCGGTAGCGGTCGAGCAGGTGCTGGAGAGCTATTTGCGACGATTGCGCGACCAGTTCGTGGCGGCTGATGAAGCCGGTGAGCTGGTGCTCTCGCCGGAACACTTCGTGCTGGATGCCGTGACGCTCCGGGCGGCGCTTGGCAGTCGTCCGCGCATCGAACTGCGGGCGCTCGGTGTGACGGCCGACCAAGTGGACGCCGGTTTCATCGGTGCCATGCAGGGCGATGCTCCGAATGGCAGGTCACCCAGCGGCAACCCACTGTTCCTCTTTCCGCCGCCAGAACCGCAGACTGAATGTGCGTTGCGCACCCAGCCCATGCGCCGCTTTCACGGCCGGTTGGCGCAGCTTGTGGCGGAACTCCGTGAGCTGCGCCAGCGTGGGGTGACAACGTTGTTCGTCATGCCGTCGCTGGGCGTGGCGGAGCGGGTGCGCGACATCCTCCGCGAATATGACATTGCCGCCGGTTGCTACCCGGAGACCTCGGCGCTCTGCCAAGCCATGGCGGAAACCAGTCGGGCCGGCTGCTTTATTACGGTGGGGAGCCTGCTCAACGGCTTTCGTTTCCCGGCCGCGCAACTGGCCTTTGTCGTGGAGCGGGAACTCTTTGACGAAGCGCCTTCGGTCGAAGAAGTCCGCTTGACGCCAAGCGGCAGCCCAAGACGCAAGGTCTCGGTCAGCAGCTTTCTGTCGGATTTTCGAGACCTAAAAGTTGGTGACTTCGTCGTTCACGTCAACCATGGCATCGGGCGATTTGTGGGCTTGCAGCAGGTGCAGGTGGACCACCGGACACCCCCCTGTGAGTTCATGGTGCTCGAATATGCGGACAGGCAGCAGCTTTCCGTTCCGGTTGAGCGCCTCGACCTCGTGCAGAAATTTGCGAGCGCGGAAGCGCGTGAGCCCCGGCTGGACAAGCTGGGCGGCGTAGCGTGGGACAAAACCAAAGCGCGCGCCAAGCGCGCCATGCGCGACATGACCGAGGAGTTACTCCGGCTCTATGCCGAGCGGCAGCTCGTGCAGGGGAATGCCTGTGGGACAGACACCCCGTGGCAGCAGGAGTTTGAGGATGCTTTCCCCTATGAACTCACCCGCGATCAGGCGAGCGCCCTGGCTGACATCAAGCGTGATCTCGAAGCCTCCGTCCCCATGGACCGCCTTCTGTGTGGTGATGTCGGCTTTGGCAAGACGGAAGTGGCGATGCGAGCGGCTTTCAAGGTCGTGATGGAAAATCGGCAGGTGGCCGTGTTATCACCAACGACCGTTTTGACCTTTCAACACACCAAAACCTTCCGCGAGCGCTTTGCCTCATTTCCAGTGACGATTGATACGATATCGCGTTTCCGCGCGGCCAAGGAAATCAAGGATGTTCTGGAGCGAACGGCGCGCGGTGAGGTGGATATTCTCATCGGAACCCACCGGCTGTTGTCGAAGGACGTGGTTTTCAAAAATCTAGGCTTGGTCATCATTGATGAAGAACAGCGCTTTGGCGTCACGCACAAGGAGAAGCTCAAGCAACTGCGGCGCAAGGTGGATGTCCTGACGCTGTCGGCAACGCCCATCCCCCGCACGCTCAATCTAGCCATTGCCGGACTGCGCGATATGTCAGTGATTGAAACGCCGCCGCGGGACCGTCTGCCGATTCACACGGTGGTGGCGCAGTTTTCAGAGAATGTCATCCGTGGCGCGCTTGAAACCGAACTGGCGCGAGGCGGGCAGGTCTTTTTCGTTCACAATCGCGTCGAGACCATTTTCACCATGGCCGAGTTGGTGCACCGCCTCGTGCCACACGCGCGTATTGGGGTTGGTCATGGGCAAATGGGCGAAAAGGAACTCGAAACCGTCATGATGCGCTTCGTCAATCATGAGCTGGATGTGCTGGTTTCGACGACCATCATCGAAAACGGCATTGATATTCCACTGGCCAACACGATCATCATCAACCACGCCGACCACTACGGGTTGGCGCAGCTTTACCAGTTGCGCGGACGAGTCGGGCGTTCCAATCGGCGGGCCTTTGCGTATTTGCTCATTCCGCCGGAAGCTGAACTTTCCAGCGTCGCGCGTCAGCGACTGGCGGCCATTCGGGAGTTTTCCGACTTGGGGTCGGGTTTTCGGATTGCAGCCCTGGATTTGGAGCTGCGCGGGGCGGGTAACTTGCTTGGCGGACAGCAATCCGGCCATCTCGACACGATTGGTTTTGATCTTTACTGCCGGTTGCTGGATGAAACCGTGCGTGAGTTGCGTGGCATGCCGATTGAGGAAGACATCCAAACCAGCATCAATCTGCGGATGGATATTCGGATACCTGAAGATTACATCAGCGATGTCGGCCAGCGATTGCGAACCTATAAGCGAATTTCATCCGCTTCCGATGAGGCGGCCCTGGAGACGCTGGGGCAGGAACTGGACGACCGCTATGGCGCGCGTCCCCCACAGGTGATGGCGCTCCTGGCTTATGCGCGCTTACGGCAGGTGGCATCGGCGTTGGGTATATTGTCACTGGACTGGGATGGTGGAACACTGAGTATCAAGTTCGCCGAAAAGCCCTGTATCAATGTCGCGGCGTTGACGCAATTGGTCGCCGAGACGCCTGGTGCGCGGCTCACCGGTGCGCAGATGTTGCGGCTCCCACTGGCGGAAACTGAGCCGGCCGCCGTATTGGCAGCAGTTCAGCGGTGGTTGGCGCAACTCAGTCCGGCGGCGACGCCGAACTAG
- the purD gene encoding phosphoribosylamine--glycine ligase: MKLLVLGGGGREAAVVWKILQSARVEQVYCAPGNAGIARMATCLDLDLKKPDKLAAVAKDLGVNLTVCGPEQPLVMGVADAFNRLGLRFVGPSRAAACLEGSKVFAKEFMSRHHIPTATFAVCETVDEAKDIFDSNLLDGFPVVVKADGLAAGKGVFIAQDREQAMDVIQSLLVERKLGDAGRRIVLEACLSGVETSFLIFTDGKTMSPLVPARDYKRIGDGDTGPNTGGMGAYSSPDLLDASLQRKILRQIVQPTLTGLQSEGTVFKGVLYVGLMLTEQGPKVLEYNARLGDPEAQVILPRLKTPFVDVLASIADGTLDTLELKWSDESAVCVVLASEGYPETATSGCPITGIEKAELHPGVLLFHAATKRDETGQLVTSGGRVIGVTALGDTLAQARQRAYAAAAEITFPGKQYRTDIASPQPVT, from the coding sequence ATGAAACTTCTGGTCCTCGGCGGCGGTGGACGGGAAGCCGCTGTGGTGTGGAAAATTCTCCAGTCGGCGCGGGTTGAGCAGGTTTATTGCGCTCCAGGCAACGCCGGCATTGCGCGCATGGCAACGTGCCTCGATCTGGATTTGAAAAAGCCTGACAAACTGGCTGCCGTTGCCAAAGACCTTGGGGTCAACTTGACCGTTTGCGGACCGGAACAGCCCTTGGTCATGGGCGTTGCGGATGCTTTCAACCGGCTGGGGTTGCGCTTCGTTGGCCCGTCACGCGCGGCGGCTTGTTTGGAAGGCAGCAAAGTGTTTGCCAAGGAATTCATGTCACGCCACCACATCCCGACGGCAACCTTTGCGGTTTGTGAGACGGTTGACGAGGCAAAAGACATTTTTGACTCCAACCTGCTCGATGGCTTTCCGGTCGTGGTCAAGGCCGATGGGCTGGCAGCGGGCAAAGGTGTTTTCATTGCTCAGGATCGAGAACAGGCGATGGATGTGATTCAAAGCCTGCTGGTCGAACGGAAGCTGGGCGATGCCGGCCGACGCATTGTGCTGGAGGCCTGTTTGTCAGGGGTTGAAACGTCCTTTCTTATCTTTACGGATGGCAAGACGATGTCGCCGCTTGTGCCGGCCCGCGACTACAAGCGCATTGGCGACGGCGATACAGGGCCGAATACCGGGGGGATGGGGGCGTATTCCAGTCCTGACCTACTGGATGCGAGCCTCCAGCGAAAAATCCTGCGCCAGATTGTACAGCCGACACTGACCGGGCTTCAGTCGGAGGGAACCGTCTTCAAGGGTGTGCTGTACGTCGGGTTGATGCTGACCGAGCAGGGGCCGAAAGTGCTGGAATACAATGCGCGGCTGGGCGATCCCGAAGCCCAGGTGATCCTCCCACGGCTGAAAACACCGTTCGTGGACGTGTTGGCGTCCATCGCCGATGGCACGCTCGATACGCTTGAACTCAAGTGGTCGGATGAGTCCGCTGTCTGTGTCGTGTTAGCCTCGGAAGGCTACCCTGAAACTGCAACAAGCGGCTGCCCAATCACGGGCATTGAAAAAGCCGAACTCCATCCAGGCGTGCTACTTTTCCACGCTGCGACGAAACGGGATGAGACGGGTCAACTCGTGACAAGCGGTGGACGGGTCATCGGGGTGACGGCGCTTGGGGACACGCTGGCGCAGGCGCGCCAGCGCGCTTACGCAGCCGCTGCAGAAATTACCTTTCCCGGTAAACAATACCGCACGGATATTGCCAGTCCGCAACCGGTAACTTGA
- a CDS encoding alpha/beta hydrolase: MSQPSPLSPETPPTAAPKTASHLGRWFRRLGIAVAGATAGYVLASVAVAIPLSIMLVSPRPKRRRHLESMRLRDYLWARRIPYRETQFTSYDGTKLTGWFLDRGWWRPTVVALHGVTGNRTSLIRFGAILYTAGFNVFLYDGRAHGHSGGRFVTYGYHEVRDVSAALDHISKKFRLRDQRFGLVGISMGAAIALQAAARDPRIAAVWAESPFSSLQKISREYVADILRVPSTALAPTTWVAELIANYRGNFSVSDVNPLAIAGKITCPVQLVHGLADDFVRPHHSQAIFEALVNAAEKDLWLIERATHARCYRAAPDEHHTRLPDFFHRHLGR; the protein is encoded by the coding sequence ATGTCGCAACCTTCGCCTTTGTCACCTGAAACCCCGCCCACTGCCGCCCCAAAAACAGCATCGCACCTCGGGCGTTGGTTTCGTCGGCTTGGCATTGCTGTGGCAGGCGCAACGGCCGGCTATGTGTTGGCCTCCGTCGCCGTTGCCATCCCGCTTTCGATCATGCTGGTTTCACCCCGCCCCAAGCGCCGGCGGCACTTGGAAAGCATGCGGTTACGGGACTACCTCTGGGCGCGGCGCATTCCCTATCGTGAAACCCAGTTCACGTCCTATGACGGGACGAAACTCACGGGCTGGTTTCTTGACCGCGGCTGGTGGCGGCCGACGGTGGTGGCACTCCATGGCGTGACGGGCAACCGCACGAGCCTCATCCGATTTGGAGCGATACTTTATACGGCCGGCTTCAATGTGTTCCTCTATGACGGGCGCGCGCACGGGCACAGTGGCGGACGCTTTGTCACCTACGGCTATCACGAAGTTCGTGATGTCAGCGCCGCGCTCGACCACATTTCAAAAAAGTTTCGCCTGCGCGATCAGCGGTTCGGACTCGTCGGTATCTCCATGGGCGCGGCCATTGCCCTCCAGGCGGCGGCCCGCGATCCACGTATTGCCGCGGTTTGGGCTGAAAGCCCCTTTTCATCGCTACAGAAAATTTCCCGCGAGTACGTGGCCGATATTTTGCGCGTGCCATCCACGGCACTTGCGCCGACGACGTGGGTGGCGGAACTCATCGCCAACTACCGGGGCAACTTTTCAGTTTCGGATGTCAACCCGCTGGCGATCGCCGGAAAAATCACCTGCCCGGTTCAACTTGTCCACGGACTCGCCGACGATTTCGTGCGTCCTCATCACTCCCAAGCCATTTTTGAAGCTTTGGTCAATGCGGCGGAAAAAGACCTCTGGCTGATTGAACGTGCCACGCATGCCCGCTGCTACCGTGCCGCGCCCGACGAGCACCATACGCGCTTGCCTGATTTCTTTCACCGCCACCTTGGGCGCTAG
- a CDS encoding Uma2 family endonuclease: MSTSYKSVLPTMDDLPSEFEGEEALPDEFHAFLAYLLIETFRPPKFLPDRYFSALDMYLYYQAQPTLHGLRPDWFGVVDVPLLRDGRQRTSFVVWEEKATPLIIVEALSPGTTRNDLGRGALPAQDGPTKWEVYERHLKVPYYVTVNHHRRPAEVRFFRHDGVGLREVTSGEGRLWLPEAGLGIGIWRGRFKRLEGDWVRFYDAEGRWLPTDEERAAAEQAAKERERAEKELAWRQAEQERAEKERERAEKERERAEKERERAEKERERAEKERLAAKLRALGIDLDTL, translated from the coding sequence ATGTCCACCTCGTACAAGTCGGTGCTTCCGACCATGGATGACCTCCCCAGCGAGTTTGAAGGAGAGGAAGCCTTGCCCGACGAGTTTCACGCTTTCCTGGCTTACTTGCTCATCGAGACCTTCCGTCCCCCCAAGTTCCTCCCCGACCGCTACTTCTCGGCACTCGACATGTATCTCTACTACCAGGCGCAGCCGACCTTGCACGGGCTGCGTCCCGACTGGTTTGGCGTCGTGGATGTGCCGCTGCTGCGCGATGGGCGGCAGCGGACAAGCTTCGTGGTGTGGGAGGAAAAGGCCACGCCGCTCATCATCGTGGAGGCGCTTTCGCCCGGCACGACGCGGAATGACCTTGGCCGGGGGGCGTTGCCGGCGCAGGACGGCCCGACGAAGTGGGAGGTGTATGAGCGGCATTTGAAAGTACCGTACTACGTGACGGTGAATCACCATCGGCGGCCGGCGGAGGTGCGGTTTTTCCGGCACGATGGGGTTGGGTTGCGGGAGGTGACGAGTGGGGAGGGGCGGCTGTGGCTGCCGGAAGCCGGGTTGGGGATCGGGATTTGGCGTGGGCGGTTCAAGCGGCTGGAGGGAGATTGGGTGAGGTTTTACGACGCGGAAGGGCGGTGGCTACCGACGGACGAGGAGCGGGCGGCGGCGGAACAGGCGGCAAAGGAACGCGAACGAGCAGAGAAAGAGCTGGCTTGGCGGCAAGCTGAACAAGAGCGCGCCGAGAAAGAGCGTGAGCGCGCTGAGAAAGAGCGTGAGCGCGCTGAGAAAGAGCGTGAGCGTGCCGAAAAAGAGCGTGAGCGTGCCGAGAAGGAACGCCTGGCAGCGAAGCTTCGCGCCCTAGGTATTGACCTGGATACCTTGTGA
- a CDS encoding type II secretion system F family protein gives MPEFTCRLGTPGGDIVTRVVEANGIEELRARLQTEGFRVFAIERPMRRALQQSLFGGVKVKPQEFLLYNQQLATLLRAGLPLLQVLSILIRRQPPGAFRTVLEDVERRITRGGLLSEAYGEHPDVFPRLLTASVLAGERSGELDTVLERYVNHAKATAEVRRKLIKTLTYPVILIVASVALVALLTTYVIPKFATLYESSNTELPLVTVYVVTVSKAVEGNLVWLGPTLFITIVGFFIWRRTTHGRSTLDAFFLKLPIIGDIIRQSTTARFCRSAATLLNGGLPLLESLDIASEVIGNRRIARTMPDVVRGIQEGQTLVDVLERANWMPALATDMIGVGEKSGSLVTMLDEVAQFYEAELDVKIASLTALIEPIVLGFMGTIVLIVVMALYLPILSFATGGAAVR, from the coding sequence ATGCCTGAGTTCACTTGTCGCTTGGGAACACCCGGTGGCGATATTGTCACCCGCGTTGTTGAAGCTAATGGCATTGAAGAGCTGCGGGCGCGTCTTCAGACGGAAGGCTTTCGGGTTTTTGCGATTGAACGCCCGATGCGTCGCGCCCTACAGCAATCCTTGTTCGGTGGCGTCAAGGTCAAGCCGCAGGAGTTTCTCCTATATAATCAGCAGCTAGCGACGCTTCTGCGAGCCGGGCTGCCGCTCCTTCAGGTGTTGAGCATCCTCATCCGCCGTCAGCCGCCGGGTGCGTTCCGCACCGTGTTGGAAGACGTGGAGCGGCGAATCACGCGCGGCGGCCTGCTCTCGGAAGCCTACGGCGAGCATCCAGATGTCTTCCCCCGGTTGTTGACGGCTTCGGTGCTGGCCGGCGAACGCTCTGGCGAGCTAGATACGGTGCTGGAGCGCTACGTCAACCATGCCAAAGCGACGGCTGAAGTTCGGCGCAAGCTGATCAAGACGTTGACCTATCCAGTGATTCTCATCGTCGCTTCGGTGGCACTGGTGGCCTTGCTCACAACCTACGTGATTCCAAAGTTCGCTACTTTGTATGAATCTTCCAATACTGAATTGCCACTCGTGACGGTCTATGTGGTGACGGTATCAAAAGCGGTTGAAGGCAACTTGGTGTGGCTGGGTCCGACGCTTTTTATCACGATCGTTGGGTTTTTCATTTGGCGACGCACCACCCATGGACGCAGCACATTGGACGCTTTTTTCCTCAAGCTGCCGATTATTGGGGACATCATTCGACAGTCCACCACCGCGCGTTTCTGCCGGAGTGCTGCAACACTGCTCAACGGTGGGTTGCCGCTCCTCGAATCCCTCGACATCGCATCGGAAGTGATCGGCAACCGACGCATCGCCAGAACGATGCCGGATGTCGTGCGCGGTATTCAGGAAGGCCAAACGCTCGTGGACGTGCTTGAACGGGCAAACTGGATGCCAGCCCTCGCTACCGACATGATCGGCGTAGGGGAAAAATCCGGATCGCTGGTGACGATGCTCGATGAAGTTGCTCAGTTTTACGAAGCCGAACTGGATGTCAAAATTGCCTCGCTGACGGCGCTCATCGAACCCATCGTTCTGGGCTTTATGGGAACGATTGTGCTGATTGTCGTGATGGCGCTTTACTTACCAATCCTGAGTTTTGCAACCGGAGGCGCGGCTGTCCGCTAA